Part of the Bos taurus isolate L1 Dominette 01449 registration number 42190680 breed Hereford chromosome 1, ARS-UCD2.0, whole genome shotgun sequence genome is shown below.
agcaaccgacaaacaactaatctcaaaaatatacaagcaactcctacagctcaactccagaaaaataaatgacccaatcaaaaaatgggccaaagatctaaatagacatttctccaaagaagacatacagatggctaacaaacacatgaaaagatgctcaacatcactcattatcagagaaatgcaaatcaaaaccactatgagataccatttcacaccagtcagaatggctgcaatccaaaagtctacaaataataaatgctggagagggtgtggagaaaagggaaccctcttacactgttggtgggaatgcaaactagtacagccactatggagaacagtgtggagagtccttaaaaaactggaaatagaactgccttatgatccagcaatcccactgctgggcatacacactgaagaaaccagaagggaaagagacacgtgtaccccaatgttcatcgcagcactgtttataatagccaggacatggaagcaacctagatgcccatcagcagatgaatggataagaaagctgtggtacatatacacaatggagtattactcagccattaaaaagaatacatttgaatcagttctaatgaggtggatgaaactggagcctattatacagagtgaagtaagccagaaggacaaacaccaatacagtatactaacgcatatatatggaatttagaaagatggtaacgataaccctgtatacgagacagcaaaagagacactgatgtatagaacaggcttatggactctgtgggagagggagagggtgggaagatttgggagaatggcattgaaacatgtgaaatgtcatgtatgaaacgagatgccagtccaggttcaatgcacgatgctggatgcttggggctggtgcactgggacaactcagagggatggtatggagagggaggagggaggagggtttatttttagaaatttttattagtaaaaaataaaaattaaaaaaaaaagaaaaaaaaaaaccaaattatTGCATATTCCCCCAATAAAAAGTActagagaaagcaaaaaaaaaaaaaaaaaaaaagcatcaattctttggtgcccagccttctttatggtccaactctcacatccatatatgaccactggaaaaacgacaGCTtaactagacagagctttgttggcaaagtaatgtctcagcttcttaatatgctgtctaggttggtcatagcttttcttctaaggagcaagcatcttttaatttcatggctgcagtcaccatctgcagtgattttggagcccccagaaataaagtctgtcactgttttcattgtttccccatctatttcccatgaaatgatgggaccagatgccatgatcttagttttttgaatgctgagtttcatgtcagctttttcactctcctctttcaccctcatcaagaggctctttagtttctcttcagtttctgccataagggtggtatcatctgcatagctgagtttgttgatatttctcctagccattttgattccagcttgtacttcatcccgcctggcattttgcatgatgtactctgcatataagctaaataagcagcgtgaaaatatacagccttgatactcctttcccaatttggaaccagtccactgttacatatccagttctaatgatggctcttgacccacatacatgtttctcaggagacaggtagggtggtctggtattcccatctttttaaacattttgcatATAATGGgttaataaaaagtaattaaataaacTCTACctgtcttttttcacttttaaatgtgGCTATTATAACagttgggcttcccctgtggctcagcagtaaagtattTGCCTGCCAGCAGGAACTGCAAAAGACATAGatttgacctctgggtcaggaagagcccctggaggagggcatagaaacccactcctgtactcttgcctggagaagctcatggacagaagagtcaggcaggttacagcccataaggtcacaaagaatcagacacgcttgaagcaactcagcacacatgcatgcgtATTATAATAGGTACAGTTACATATGAGGCCCCCAGTCAAGGCCCTTCACACTGCCCCGCAGGTGCCTACCCAGCACTGTCCTAAAGGGCCAGGGTATGTCCCTCCTCCCTGTATTTCCCCAGAGGGATAGCTGCCTTAATACTTCAATTCCTGAGGGCATCGCCCAGCAAGCACCTGTCATTTCCAAATAGCCCATCCCCCTTGGCTGTTGGTCCCTGTGATGGATAGTTTCAAGTGTCAACTGACCAGGCCATGGTGCCCAGTTGTCTGGGTAAACATGTCTGGATCATGACACAGTTGCTTTTTAGATGAGAACAATACTGAAATCAGTGGACTAGGAGTAAAACAGATTGCCCTACAAAATGTGGGTGGGCTACACCCAAGCAGTGAAGACAGTGACAACAGACTGAGGTCCCCCAAGGAGAAAGAGATTCTACCAGTTGGTCATCTGTAGCTGCAACACCGACTCTTCCCTGGAAGCTCACCCTGCAGATTTGGGTCTTGCCCGCCTCCAAACTGTGTGAGCTAGCTCCTCAACATCAATCTCTGCATACGTGCACATGTCTTATGGGttctttctctggagaaccttgaCTCACACAGGCTCCCAACATAACTGCATGTGGCTCTCACCATCCAGACCTTCCCACACAGAGGGAAGCACTCACACTCCTGTCCAGGGCACTAGGGAATGGCTGGCACCAGCCTGTCTGAAGCTGTTTCTGGAGTAAGCTTTACGTATTCAAGGCAGATGTTTACTAAACGGGGTCTCCTTTGTCCTTAGGGAAGCCCCATGTTCCCAGTGTGCAAGCTTGGGGCCTGAACATATGCCCCACTGCCACCCATCACTCACTTCATGCAGGGGTCTACAGGTGAGCAGGATATTCTGGACTGGAGGCTGCAGTCGAATTATGGCCTCAGGACACCCTGGCAGAGAGTAGCAGGGCGTGGTTAGCCGTGCCTGATGATGTTACAGTCCTGGATACAACTCAAGGCCAGGTTTCTAAACCAGCCTAGACCACTGTCCACAACAAAGGTCTTTCCCAGGATTTGAAGAGATATGCATTCAAGGCACAGAGATGACATGACAATGACTTTATTTGTTAATAGGCAGACCCTTCACCTAGGTCAGGACAAAATCCATGACCAACAAGGATGGAGAGCAGCATGCTGGCTGACACTCAGGGCCTAGAGGGAACCAGAAGCCAGCCCAGGCTGCTCACAGGAAACTCAGGGGCAGAAGGAGACCCCACACTGGCCTAAGGCTACAAAATTTCAGGTGAAAGTCAGCGTTGGCCCTGGAAGGAGTTGGCAATATGCCAGGTCAGCAACAGGGCTCTGGGGCTGAGGTTGGGATGCAGCAAGCAGGGCGGGAGCACGCGGGCCGGCAGAGCAGGGACACGCAGGAGGCCGGGCGGCAGCAGCTGGGCTGGCAGGAGGAGGTGGGCACACAGCAGGCGGGGCGGCACACAGGACGGCAGAGAAGGGACACGGAGGAGGAGGGTCTGCAACTGACCGAGGAGCAGGGATTGGGCTGGCAGCACAAGGAGGCTGAGCAAGGGGAGGACTCACAGCACACGGGCCTGCAGCAGACGGGCCTGCAGCAGACAGGTGTGCAGCAGACAGGCCTGCAGCAGAGAGGTGTGCAGCAGATGGGCCTGCAGCAGACAGGTGTGCAGCAGACAGGTGTGCAGTAGACAGGCCTGCAGCAGACGGGCTCACAGCAGGCCGGCTGACAAGGGGAGGAGGTGCAGCAGGAGGACTGGCAGCTAGACTGCTGGCAGCACAAGTCCGTGCAGGAGCTGCTGCAGGCTGGCTGGCAGCAAGGGCTGGACTCGC
Proteins encoded:
- the LOC112448006 gene encoding keratin-associated protein 10-8-like; translated protein: MASSALSVCSSDLSYGSRVCLPGSCDSCTGSSWQVDDCPESCCEPPCCAPSCCAPAPRLTLLCAPVSCESSPCCQPACSSSCTDLCCQQSSCQSSCCTSSPCQPACCEPVCCRPVYCTPVCCTPVCCRPICCTPLCCRPVCCTPVCCRPVCCRPVCCESSPCSASLCCQPNPCSSVSCRPSSSVSLLCRPVCRPACCVPTSSCQPSCCRPASCVSLLCRPACSRPACCIPTSAPEPCC